The following coding sequences are from one Epilithonimonas vandammei window:
- a CDS encoding DUF1543 domain-containing protein: protein MKLFYVILGATPKGRNIEQHDVFFGIAENFDDLIPEMKNFWKDAKIHVDCYQEVRFADGFEVKIIEKNSEKLSDQLFFINLGGYKLGHFEELHEQHLMVGTSLSEVIKRAKQTPFYKTMGFKNAISHIDNKHGVDIDDIYNVNDLLSRDAKEKYSIVLEKSDAENQENKMKIGYIKV from the coding sequence ATGAAATTATTTTATGTCATTTTAGGTGCAACTCCAAAAGGTAGAAATATTGAACAACACGATGTTTTTTTTGGCATTGCAGAAAATTTTGATGACTTGATTCCAGAGATGAAAAATTTCTGGAAAGATGCCAAAATCCATGTCGATTGTTATCAGGAAGTGAGATTTGCTGATGGTTTTGAAGTGAAAATCATTGAAAAAAACTCCGAAAAATTATCTGACCAATTATTTTTTATCAATCTTGGCGGATACAAACTGGGGCATTTTGAAGAATTGCATGAACAGCATTTGATGGTTGGGACGTCACTCAGCGAGGTTATTAAAAGAGCAAAACAAACTCCATTTTATAAAACAATGGGTTTTAAAAACGCTATAAGTCATATTGATAACAAGCACGGTGTAGATATTGATGATATTTATAATGTTAATGATTTATTATCAAGAGACGCCAAAGAAAAATATTCCATTGTACTGGAAAAATCTGATGCTGAAAATCAGGAAAATAAAATGAAAATCGGATACATAAAAGTTTAG
- a CDS encoding DUF1634 domain-containing protein, translating into MRTRPFTDVDLNRSVGNLLRLGVLLSVVTSLVGFIKLFTEGFKMPRKYNLLEMGDSSEKVWGSFWTSLMKAEGMAIIQLGILFLILTPLVRIIFALIGYLKEKDYTYVVISMIVLTIMIVSFLTGYAH; encoded by the coding sequence ATGAGAACCAGACCATTTACCGATGTAGACCTGAATCGTTCTGTTGGCAATCTACTGCGACTAGGGGTATTACTCTCTGTAGTGACATCACTTGTTGGATTTATCAAACTGTTTACAGAAGGTTTCAAAATGCCTAGAAAATACAATCTTTTGGAAATGGGCGATTCATCTGAAAAGGTATGGGGGAGTTTTTGGACTTCGCTTATGAAAGCTGAAGGAATGGCGATTATTCAGTTGGGAATTTTGTTCCTAATCCTTACACCTTTGGTAAGAATTATATTTGCATTGATAGGATACCTCAAAGAGAAAGATTACACTTATGTGGTGATTTCTATGATAGTGCTCACCATTATGATTGTTAGCTTTTTGACTGGTTACGCACATTAA
- the gloA2 gene encoding SMU1112c/YaeR family gloxylase I-like metalloprotein has translation MNIHHIAIICSDYEVSKKFYTEVLGLNIIREVYREERQSYKLDLANGEHYVIELFSFPNPPTRPSRPESCGLRHLAFSIDNVEEKRNELISKGLECEEIRIDEFTDKQFFFTTDPDNLPLEFYEN, from the coding sequence ATGAATATCCACCACATCGCCATCATCTGTTCAGATTATGAAGTCTCAAAAAAATTCTATACAGAAGTTTTAGGACTTAATATCATTCGTGAAGTTTATCGTGAAGAAAGACAGTCTTACAAACTGGATTTAGCAAACGGAGAACATTATGTGATTGAATTATTCTCATTTCCTAATCCACCAACTCGACCTTCAAGACCAGAAAGTTGCGGACTTCGTCATCTCGCTTTTTCTATAGATAATGTCGAAGAAAAACGAAACGAATTGATATCGAAAGGCTTAGAATGCGAAGAAATCAGAATCGATGAATTTACGGATAAACAATTCTTCTTTACAACTGATCCTGATAATTTGCCTTTGGAATTTTATGAGAATTAG
- a CDS encoding nuclear transport factor 2 family protein, which translates to MRIWPFILIFTSSILYAQKSEEDAVKKAVNQLFNGMKTSDSILIKKSFHKNAVLQTITKTSEVKSESIKDFVLSISKAEKGSLDERITFSNILIDENLASVWTLYEFYYKGQFSHCGVNSFQLVKSNNEWKIQYIIDTRRKDNCKK; encoded by the coding sequence ATGAGAATATGGCCATTTATTCTAATTTTTACATCGTCAATACTTTATGCTCAAAAATCCGAGGAAGATGCTGTAAAAAAAGCTGTAAATCAATTATTTAACGGAATGAAAACTTCTGATTCTATATTGATTAAAAAATCATTTCATAAAAATGCTGTTTTGCAGACTATTACAAAAACTTCGGAAGTTAAAAGTGAAAGCATTAAGGATTTCGTATTGAGTATTTCAAAAGCTGAAAAAGGCAGTCTGGATGAGAGAATCACGTTCTCAAATATCTTGATTGATGAAAATCTGGCTTCGGTTTGGACACTTTATGAATTTTATTACAAAGGTCAGTTCTCACATTGCGGTGTCAATTCTTTTCAATTGGTAAAATCGAATAACGAATGGAAAATCCAATACATTATTGATACGAGAAGAAAAGATAATTGTAAAAAGTAG
- a CDS encoding efflux RND transporter periplasmic adaptor subunit, producing MTTETKPLTEVEAKAAVDKAQADLDAAIKKGDKDAEAASRKALADANTAWDNAKAAVGNAAQDAKEGVDQAIDKTKVAAENAKQDMKDVAHDTKEAINKTTQDAKTASKKAADDTKEAYNNTLEKMKAK from the coding sequence GTGACCACGGAAACAAAACCTTTGACGGAAGTAGAAGCGAAAGCTGCTGTTGACAAAGCTCAAGCTGACCTGGATGCAGCCATCAAAAAAGGTGATAAAGATGCTGAAGCTGCTTCCAGAAAAGCCTTAGCTGATGCTAATACAGCTTGGGACAATGCAAAAGCAGCAGTGGGAAATGCCGCCCAAGATGCTAAAGAAGGAGTAGATCAGGCTATAGACAAAACCAAAGTTGCTGCTGAAAATGCCAAACAAGATATGAAAGATGTTGCTCATGATACCAAAGAAGCCATCAATAAAACAACACAAGATGCAAAAACAGCCAGCAAGAAAGCAGCAGATGATACTAAAGAAGCTTACAATAATACACTTGAGAAAATGAAAGCCAAATAA
- the purE gene encoding 5-(carboxyamino)imidazole ribonucleotide mutase translates to MVGIIMGSQSDLPIMQQAADFLKSLEIPYELTVVSAHRTPERMFDYANTAKERGLKVIIAGAGGAAHLPGMVASCTTLPVVGVPILSSNSIDGWDSVLSILQMPSGIPVATVALNGATNAGILAAKIIGTSDSEVSERLQKYQDSLKDKVLGTVDEIKKLHPNQFDK, encoded by the coding sequence ATGGTAGGAATAATAATGGGCAGCCAAAGCGATTTGCCAATAATGCAGCAAGCTGCAGATTTTCTAAAATCGCTGGAAATCCCTTACGAACTAACGGTCGTTTCTGCGCACAGAACGCCCGAACGTATGTTCGATTATGCAAATACAGCGAAGGAAAGAGGTTTGAAAGTCATTATCGCTGGAGCTGGTGGAGCGGCGCATCTTCCCGGGATGGTTGCCAGTTGTACCACTTTGCCCGTTGTTGGCGTTCCTATTTTGTCCAGCAATTCTATCGATGGTTGGGATTCGGTTTTATCGATTCTGCAAATGCCTTCTGGGATTCCCGTTGCCACGGTTGCTCTAAATGGCGCTACCAACGCCGGAATTCTCGCTGCAAAAATTATTGGAACTTCCGATTCTGAGGTTTCTGAAAGACTACAAAAATATCAAGATTCGCTGAAAGATAAAGTTCTTGGAACAGTTGATGAAATTAAGAAACTGCATCCGAATCAGTTTGATAAGTAA
- a CDS encoding 5-(carboxyamino)imidazole ribonucleotide synthase, with protein sequence MKIGILGGGQLGRMFIQEALKYDDEFYVLDPNPECSCANISHFTRGDFNDYDTVLEFGKDKDVVTIEIEHVNADALEELENQGIKVVPNSKIIKIIQQKILQKQFYEENRIPSPEFEIMDGSEDEIKIQIPFVQKLNTGGYDGKGVQLLRSNDDWRNLWTQESVLENLVDIDKELSVIVAKNENGEVKTFPVTEMVADPKLNLLNFNICPADISDETQKQIDVIANQFIRSADSAGLFAIELFLDKNGKVWVNETAPRLHNSGHQSQEGNANSQFEQFYRVVTNSPLADTEVFGFSGMLNLVGEENHSGKVKYQGLQEVLKLPKTYVHLYGKKETKPGRKMGHINVLADSREELMEKLIHIKSLMRVIA encoded by the coding sequence ATGAAAATCGGAATTTTAGGAGGTGGACAACTCGGTCGAATGTTCATTCAGGAAGCATTGAAATATGATGATGAATTCTATGTTCTGGACCCCAATCCGGAATGTTCTTGTGCGAATATTTCACATTTCACAAGAGGAGATTTCAATGATTATGACACGGTTTTGGAATTTGGAAAAGACAAAGATGTTGTCACGATTGAGATTGAACACGTGAATGCAGATGCGCTGGAAGAACTGGAAAATCAAGGTATAAAAGTAGTTCCGAATTCTAAAATTATCAAAATTATTCAGCAGAAGATTCTTCAGAAACAATTCTATGAAGAAAATAGAATTCCGTCTCCCGAATTCGAAATTATGGATGGAAGTGAGGATGAAATAAAAATTCAAATTCCGTTCGTTCAAAAGTTGAATACAGGAGGTTATGACGGAAAAGGTGTTCAATTGCTTCGTTCCAATGACGATTGGAGAAATCTTTGGACTCAGGAATCTGTTTTGGAAAACTTGGTGGATATTGACAAAGAATTATCTGTAATTGTTGCTAAAAATGAAAACGGAGAAGTGAAGACTTTTCCGGTAACAGAAATGGTTGCTGACCCAAAACTGAATCTTCTCAATTTCAATATTTGTCCGGCTGACATTTCTGATGAAACTCAGAAACAGATTGATGTAATTGCAAATCAGTTCATCCGAAGTGCAGATTCTGCAGGACTTTTCGCGATTGAATTATTCCTTGATAAAAACGGAAAAGTTTGGGTTAATGAAACGGCACCAAGACTGCATAATTCTGGGCATCAATCGCAAGAAGGCAATGCCAATTCTCAGTTTGAGCAATTTTATAGAGTTGTGACCAACTCGCCTTTAGCGGATACAGAAGTTTTCGGATTTTCAGGAATGCTGAATCTTGTTGGTGAAGAAAATCACTCTGGGAAAGTAAAATATCAAGGCTTACAAGAAGTTCTGAAGCTTCCAAAAACCTATGTTCATCTCTATGGAAAAAAAGAAACCAAACCCGGCAGAAAAATGGGACACATTAATGTTCTGGCAGATTCCAGGGAAGAGTTGATGGAAAAACTGATTCATATAAAATCGCTTATGCGAGTTATTGCATAA
- a CDS encoding sulfite exporter TauE/SafE family protein, whose protein sequence is MSEIIILFIGAIAAGLMGSLTGLGGGVIIIPLLTLGFGVPMHYAIGASLVSVIGTSSGAAVAFVKEGFTNMRIGMFLEIATTMGAVVGALVSGFLNPNTIGIIFASILILTVLLNLRGKPDHQEELIKGSLEHKLKLYGTFPDKDGIKSYAARNSIGGFCMMVFAGAMSGLLGIGSGALKVLAMDNMMKLPFKVSTTTSNFMIGVTAVAGALIYFQRGQIIPVIAAPVLIGVVVGSFIGSKTLMVSKTKKLKTFFAIVITLLSIYMMYNGVAKNFQ, encoded by the coding sequence ATGTCAGAAATCATAATTCTATTCATTGGAGCCATAGCTGCCGGATTGATGGGTTCTCTTACAGGATTGGGCGGCGGTGTCATCATTATTCCTCTACTTACACTTGGTTTTGGTGTTCCGATGCATTATGCAATTGGTGCTTCGCTTGTTTCTGTAATCGGAACCTCTTCAGGCGCTGCAGTAGCTTTTGTAAAAGAAGGCTTTACCAATATGCGGATCGGGATGTTTCTTGAAATTGCCACCACAATGGGCGCTGTTGTGGGCGCATTGGTTTCGGGATTTCTCAATCCTAATACCATTGGAATTATTTTCGCAAGTATCTTGATTTTGACAGTTTTATTGAATTTACGGGGGAAACCTGATCATCAGGAAGAATTAATCAAAGGAAGTTTGGAACACAAACTGAAACTCTACGGAACTTTTCCAGACAAAGACGGCATCAAAAGCTACGCTGCCAGAAACAGTATTGGAGGATTTTGTATGATGGTTTTTGCAGGCGCAATGTCCGGACTTCTGGGAATCGGCTCTGGCGCTTTGAAGGTTTTGGCAATGGACAATATGATGAAATTACCTTTCAAAGTATCTACGACAACGAGTAATTTTATGATTGGGGTGACGGCAGTTGCGGGCGCTTTGATTTATTTCCAGAGAGGTCAGATTATTCCTGTGATCGCAGCTCCGGTTCTAATTGGCGTTGTAGTTGGCAGTTTCATTGGTTCAAAAACTTTGATGGTTTCCAAGACAAAAAAACTAAAGACATTTTTTGCGATTGTAATCACACTACTTTCGATTTATATGATGTATAACGGCGTTGCCAAAAATTTCCAATAA
- a CDS encoding DMT family transporter has protein sequence MRKSEVFEISLLLIFSGLNSKIIIAICIVAVVWGTTFLGIKIGVETVPPWFVAGFRQFLASLILLPILLFTKNLKWIGWKNFRIQLTLSSLLLIGANGLTTVAEKNLTSSLASLISALSPVFIFIGSIIIGMEKFTIRTLIGLLMGFFGVVFIFWDGLSELANPDYRNGLIVMILALLCWAIGTIYTKKLHVQNNNLFLNLFYQFAWAGIVQLILAFTFFDTIDVSAWSVKSISAIIYLAIFGSVLAFFAYNYLLKTLLPTQVSILSYVNTIISIFLSWLILGETISAKFIIATALIISGVFIINYKPGMLKSRIIRKCIRACLNLYQK, from the coding sequence ATGCGTAAAAGCGAAGTTTTTGAAATATCTTTGTTACTTATATTTTCTGGTTTGAATTCCAAAATTATTATCGCTATTTGCATTGTCGCCGTCGTTTGGGGAACTACTTTCCTTGGTATAAAAATCGGAGTGGAAACTGTTCCGCCTTGGTTTGTTGCAGGATTTCGTCAGTTTTTAGCTTCATTGATTTTATTGCCAATTTTACTATTTACAAAAAATCTAAAATGGATTGGTTGGAAGAATTTTAGAATTCAATTGACTTTATCATCATTACTTTTAATTGGTGCCAATGGTTTGACAACGGTTGCAGAAAAAAATCTGACCAGTAGTTTAGCTTCTTTAATCAGTGCACTTTCTCCAGTTTTTATCTTTATTGGAAGTATTATTATCGGAATGGAAAAATTCACCATCAGAACTTTGATTGGCCTGTTGATGGGTTTTTTCGGTGTTGTTTTTATCTTTTGGGACGGTTTGAGCGAATTGGCCAATCCGGATTACAGAAATGGATTGATTGTGATGATTTTAGCATTACTTTGCTGGGCAATCGGAACGATTTACACAAAAAAATTGCACGTTCAAAACAATAATCTTTTCCTTAATTTATTTTACCAATTTGCTTGGGCTGGGATTGTTCAGTTGATTTTGGCGTTCACATTTTTCGATACGATTGATGTTTCAGCTTGGTCTGTAAAAAGTATTTCAGCTATTATTTATTTGGCAATTTTCGGTTCTGTGTTGGCGTTTTTTGCTTATAATTATTTATTAAAAACATTGCTCCCAACGCAGGTTTCGATTTTGTCTTATGTTAATACAATTATCAGTATTTTTTTGAGCTGGCTGATCCTCGGGGAAACAATTTCTGCAAAATTCATTATTGCTACAGCACTTATCATCAGCGGTGTTTTTATTATCAACTACAAACCAGGGATGTTGAAGTCCAGAATAATACGAAAATGTATAAGAGCCTGTTTAAATTTGTATCAGAAATAA